The following are encoded in a window of Mycobacterium decipiens genomic DNA:
- a CDS encoding LppM family (lipo)protein encodes MLAMAMLLMLVPLATGCLRVRASITISPDDLVSGEIIAAAKPKNSKDNGPQLDGDVPFSQKVAISNYDSDGYVGSQAVFSDLTFAELPQLANMNSDAAGVNLSLHRNGNIVILEGRADLTSVTDPDADVELTVAFPGTVTSTNGDRIEPEVVQWKLKPGVVSTMSAQARYTDPNTRSFTGAGIWLGIASFAAAAVVAVLAWTSRDRSPRFTASSDPPAG; translated from the coding sequence ATGCTGGCCATGGCGATGCTATTGATGCTGGTGCCCTTGGCTACCGGATGCCTGCGGGTCAGAGCCTCGATCACCATTTCACCGGATGACCTGGTGTCCGGGGAGATCATCGCCGCGGCCAAACCGAAAAACAGCAAAGACAACGGTCCCCAGCTCGACGGCGATGTGCCGTTCAGCCAGAAGGTCGCGATCTCGAACTACGACAGCGACGGCTATGTGGGGTCGCAAGCGGTGTTTTCCGATTTGACGTTTGCCGAGCTGCCGCAGTTGGCCAACATGAACTCCGATGCGGCCGGGGTAAACCTGTCGCTACACCGAAACGGCAACATAGTGATCCTGGAAGGCCGGGCGGACCTAACGTCGGTAACTGATCCCGACGCCGATGTTGAGTTGACCGTCGCCTTCCCCGGAACGGTGACTTCCACCAATGGCGACCGCATCGAGCCCGAGGTGGTGCAGTGGAAGCTCAAACCCGGCGTCGTGAGCACCATGAGTGCGCAGGCCCGCTACACCGATCCCAACACCCGGTCGTTCACCGGGGCAGGCATTTGGTTGGGGATCGCCTCGTTCGCGGCCGCGGCCGTGGTGGCGGTGCTGGCGTGGACTAGCCGGGACCGCTCCCCGCGTTTCACCGCTTCAAGCGATCCGCCAGCCGGCTAG
- the rsmH gene encoding 16S rRNA (cytosine(1402)-N(4))-methyltransferase RsmH: protein MRTRAPWSLPEPTLAYFPNARFVPSDRDLGAGAALEVGGSRNTDCQTWGGVTVADPGSGPSVFGHVPVLAQRCVELLTPALTRYHLDGSKAVLVDATIGAGGHAERFLEGLPGLRLIGLDRDPTALDIARSRLARFADRLTLVHMRYDGLAAALAESGYAAVESVDGMLFDLGVSSMQLDRAERGFAYAKDAPLDMRMDPEASLTAADIVNTYDEAALADILRRYGEERFARRIAAHIVRRRVETPFTTTAELVAVLYQAIPAPARRTGGHPAKRTFQALRIAVNDELDSLREAVPAALDALTVGGRIAVLAYQSLEDRIVKRVFADAVASRTPAGLPVELPGHGPRFRSLTHGAERAGAAEIERNSRSAPVRLRALQRVEHEVEPRQQATGKGDS, encoded by the coding sequence GTGCGAACCCGTGCACCGTGGTCTCTGCCCGAACCGACCCTGGCGTACTTCCCCAACGCCAGGTTCGTGCCTTCGGACAGGGACCTCGGTGCAGGGGCGGCGCTTGAGGTAGGCGGGTCCCGAAACACCGATTGCCAGACCTGGGGAGGTGTCACGGTGGCCGATCCAGGTTCGGGACCAAGCGTTTTCGGTCATGTCCCCGTCTTGGCGCAACGCTGCGTCGAGCTACTCACCCCGGCGCTGACGCGCTACCACTTGGACGGATCCAAAGCGGTCCTTGTCGATGCGACCATCGGCGCGGGCGGGCATGCGGAGCGGTTTTTGGAGGGGTTGCCGGGTTTGCGGCTGATCGGGCTCGACCGCGACCCAACCGCCCTGGACATCGCGCGGTCTCGGCTGGCGCGATTCGCTGACCGACTCACGTTGGTGCACATGCGCTATGACGGCCTCGCCGCAGCGCTGGCCGAATCCGGTTATGCCGCAGTGGAATCAGTCGACGGAATGCTGTTCGATCTCGGCGTGTCGTCCATGCAGCTGGACCGTGCCGAGCGGGGCTTCGCATACGCCAAGGACGCGCCCTTGGACATGCGGATGGACCCGGAGGCGTCGTTGACCGCAGCCGACATTGTCAACACCTACGACGAGGCCGCACTGGCCGACATCCTGCGTCGATACGGAGAGGAGCGGTTCGCCCGCCGCATCGCCGCTCACATCGTCCGCCGGCGCGTCGAAACCCCGTTCACCACGACTGCCGAACTGGTCGCCGTGCTGTATCAGGCGATTCCGGCTCCGGCCCGGCGTACCGGCGGGCATCCGGCCAAGCGCACGTTCCAGGCGCTGCGCATCGCGGTCAACGACGAGCTGGACTCGCTGCGTGAGGCGGTTCCCGCCGCGCTGGACGCACTCACGGTCGGCGGGCGCATCGCGGTGCTGGCCTACCAGTCGCTGGAGGACCGAATCGTCAAACGGGTGTTCGCCGATGCGGTCGCGTCCCGCACACCGGCAGGTCTCCCGGTCGAACTTCCGGGCCATGGGCCGCGATTCCGGTCGCTGACTCACGGCGCCGAACGAGCAGGTGCGGCCGAGATCGAACGCAACTCCCGCAGCGCCCCAGTGCGATTGCGAGCCCTGCAACGTGTCGAGCACGAAGTGGAACCGCGGCAACAGGCAACCGGGAAGGGCGATTCATGA
- the mraZ gene encoding division/cell wall cluster transcriptional repressor MraZ, whose protein sequence is MFLGTYTPKLDDKGRLTLPAKFRDALAGGLMVTKSQDHSLAVYPRAEFEQLARRASKAPRSNPEARAFLRNLAAGTDEQHPDGQGRITLSADHRRYASLSKDCVVIGAVDYLEIWDAQAWQNYQQIHEENFSAASDEALGDIF, encoded by the coding sequence GTGTTTCTGGGCACCTACACGCCCAAACTCGACGACAAGGGGCGGCTGACGCTGCCGGCCAAGTTTCGCGACGCGTTGGCAGGGGGGTTGATGGTCACCAAGAGCCAAGATCACAGCCTCGCCGTCTACCCGCGGGCGGAGTTCGAGCAGTTAGCGCGCCGGGCGAGCAAGGCACCACGAAGCAATCCCGAGGCGAGAGCGTTCCTGCGTAACCTCGCCGCCGGGACCGACGAACAGCATCCTGACGGTCAAGGCCGGATCACGCTGTCGGCAGACCACCGCCGCTACGCGAGCCTTTCCAAGGACTGTGTGGTGATCGGAGCGGTCGACTATCTCGAGATCTGGGATGCGCAGGCCTGGCAGAACTACCAACAAATCCATGAAGAGAACTTCTCCGCCGCCAGCGATGAAGCACTCGGCGACATCTTCTGA
- a CDS encoding GNAT family N-acetyltransferase — MAIFLIDLPPSDMERRLGDALTVYVDAMRYPRGTENQRAAMWLEHIRRRGWQAVAAVEVAEADHGSNAARPSAVELSDAPMLGVAYGYPGAPGQWWQQQVVVGLLRSGSPPLEIARLMTSYFELTELHILPRAQGRGLGEALARRLLASRDEDHVLLSTPESNGEDNRAWRLYRRLGFTDIIRGYHFAGDPRAFAILGRALPL, encoded by the coding sequence TTGGCGATATTCCTCATCGATCTGCCGCCGAGCGATATGGAGCGCCGCCTCGGCGACGCTCTGACAGTGTATGTCGACGCGATGCGTTATCCGAGGGGCACCGAGAATCAGCGCGCCGCAATGTGGCTGGAGCACATCCGGCGGCGCGGCTGGCAAGCGGTCGCGGCCGTAGAAGTAGCGGAAGCCGATCACGGCAGCAACGCTGCGCGTCCCTCGGCTGTCGAACTAAGTGACGCACCAATGCTCGGAGTGGCCTACGGCTATCCGGGGGCACCCGGTCAGTGGTGGCAACAGCAGGTAGTGGTGGGCTTGCTACGCAGCGGCTCTCCGCCGCTGGAAATCGCTCGGCTGATGACCAGCTACTTCGAGTTGACCGAATTGCACATCCTTCCCCGCGCCCAGGGCCGTGGCCTCGGCGAGGCATTGGCCCGCCGACTGCTCGCCAGCCGTGACGAGGACCACGTCCTGCTCTCCACCCCGGAGAGCAACGGCGAGGACAATCGGGCATGGCGGTTGTACCGAAGGTTGGGATTCACGGACATCATCCGCGGCTACCATTTCGCCGGTGACCCACGCGCATTCGCGATCTTGGGTCGCGCGCTACCGCTCTAG
- a CDS encoding peptidoglycan D,D-transpeptidase FtsI family protein, whose translation MSRGDPRRTRSQSTRPARGPRPSAEAAGVRQPKPPRKPQNARQAKEVKEPKGLRKAKEAKKSHPKSRTAVRAEAAPAGRSTRERRTRQVVDVGTRGASFVFRHRAGNAVILVLMVVAATQLFFLQVSNAAGLRAQAAGQLKVTDVEPALRGSIVDRNNDRLAFTIEARALTFQPKRIRQQLEEAKKKTSAAPDPQQRLRDIAKEVAGKLNNKPDAATVLKKLQSDESFVYLARAVDPAIASAICEKYPEVGAERQDLRQYPGGSLAANIVGGIDWDGHGLLGLEDSLDAALAGTDGSVTYDRGSDGVIIPGSYRNRHKAVHGSTVQLTLDNDIQFYVQQQVQQAKNLSGAHNVSAVVLDAKTGEVLAMANDNTFDPSQDIGRQGNKQLGNLVVSSPFEPGSVNKIITASSVIEYGLSNPDEVLQVPGSIQMGGVTVHDAWAHGVMPYTTTGVFGKSSNVGTLMLSQRVGPERFYDMVRKFGLGQRTGVGLPGESAGLVPPIDQWSGSTFSNLPIGQGLSMTLLQMTGMYQAIANDGLRIPPRIIKATIAPDGTRTEEPRPDGIRVVSPQTAQTVRQMLRAVVQRDPMGYQQGTGSAAGVPGYQIAGKTGTAQQINPGCGCYFDDVYWITFAGMATADDPRYVIGIMLDNPERNSDGTPGHSAAPLFHNIAGWLMQRENIPLSPDPGPPLILQAV comes from the coding sequence ATGAGTCGCGGCGACCCCAGGCGGACCCGGTCGCAGTCGACGCGACCGGCGCGCGGTCCGCGCCCGTCGGCGGAAGCCGCGGGAGTCCGCCAACCAAAGCCGCCCCGCAAACCACAGAATGCCCGGCAAGCCAAGGAAGTCAAGGAGCCCAAGGGCCTCCGGAAAGCCAAGGAAGCCAAGAAATCCCACCCGAAATCCCGCACCGCGGTGCGGGCAGAGGCCGCACCCGCGGGGCGCTCGACTCGCGAGCGGCGCACCCGGCAGGTTGTGGACGTCGGGACGCGTGGTGCGTCGTTCGTCTTCCGGCATCGGGCCGGAAACGCGGTCATCTTGGTGTTGATGGTCGTCGCGGCCACACAGTTGTTCTTTCTTCAGGTGTCCAACGCTGCGGGCCTACGCGCGCAGGCGGCCGGCCAACTCAAGGTCACCGACGTCGAACCAGCGCTTCGCGGCAGCATCGTCGACCGCAACAACGACCGGCTTGCGTTCACCATCGAGGCACGCGCGTTGACGTTCCAGCCGAAGCGGATTCGCCAGCAATTGGAGGAGGCCAAGAAGAAGACCTCGGCAGCACCCGACCCGCAACAACGCCTTCGCGATATCGCCAAAGAGGTTGCGGGCAAGCTGAACAACAAGCCAGACGCCGCGACCGTCCTGAAGAAGCTGCAAAGCGACGAGTCTTTCGTCTATTTGGCGCGCGCCGTCGACCCCGCTATCGCCAGCGCGATCTGCGAGAAGTATCCCGAGGTAGGTGCGGAGCGACAGGATCTACGCCAGTACCCGGGCGGGTCGCTGGCCGCCAACATCGTCGGCGGCATCGACTGGGACGGTCACGGGCTGCTGGGTCTGGAGGACTCGCTGGACGCCGCGCTCGCCGGGACCGACGGGTCAGTCACCTACGACCGTGGGTCAGACGGCGTCATCATCCCCGGCAGCTACCGCAATCGGCACAAGGCGGTGCACGGTTCCACCGTCCAGCTCACCCTCGACAACGACATCCAGTTCTATGTGCAGCAGCAGGTGCAACAGGCCAAGAACCTGTCGGGAGCCCACAACGTATCGGCCGTCGTGCTCGACGCCAAGACCGGCGAGGTCCTTGCCATGGCCAATGACAACACCTTTGACCCGTCGCAAGATATCGGGCGTCAGGGCAACAAGCAGTTGGGCAACCTGGTGGTGTCGTCGCCGTTCGAGCCGGGCTCGGTGAACAAGATCATCACCGCGTCCTCGGTTATCGAGTACGGGCTGAGCAACCCCGACGAGGTGCTCCAGGTACCCGGCTCGATCCAGATGGGCGGTGTCACGGTGCATGACGCCTGGGCGCACGGCGTGATGCCCTACACCACCACCGGTGTGTTCGGAAAGTCTTCTAACGTGGGCACGTTGATGTTGTCGCAGCGCGTTGGCCCGGAACGCTTCTACGACATGGTTCGCAAGTTCGGGTTGGGACAGCGCACCGGCGTGGGCCTACCCGGTGAGAGCGCCGGACTGGTACCGCCGATCGACCAGTGGTCAGGCAGCACCTTCTCGAATCTGCCTATCGGCCAAGGTCTTTCGATGACTCTGCTGCAGATGACCGGCATGTACCAGGCCATCGCCAACGACGGACTTCGGATACCCCCGCGGATCATCAAGGCCACTATCGCACCTGACGGCACCCGGACCGAAGAACCGCGCCCCGACGGCATCCGGGTGGTGTCGCCACAGACCGCTCAAACCGTGCGCCAGATGCTGCGTGCGGTGGTGCAACGCGATCCGATGGGTTACCAGCAGGGCACCGGGTCGGCGGCCGGGGTGCCCGGCTACCAGATCGCCGGCAAGACGGGAACCGCACAGCAGATCAACCCCGGCTGCGGCTGCTACTTCGACGACGTGTACTGGATCACATTCGCGGGAATGGCCACCGCCGACGATCCCCGCTACGTCATCGGCATCATGTTAGACAACCCCGAGCGGAACTCGGACGGTACGCCCGGACACTCGGCAGCCCCGCTGTTCCACAACATCGCGGGCTGGCTGATGCAACGCGAGAACATCCCGTTGTCGCCCGATCCGGGGCCGCCGCTGATCTTGCAGGCGGTTTAG
- a CDS encoding mycobacterial-type methylenetetrahydrofolate reductase, whose translation MTLNTIALELVPPNIDGGKERAIEDARKVVQYSAASGLAGRIRHVMMPGMIAEDEDRPIPMEPKLDVLDFWSIIKPELPGVAGLCTQVTAFMDELSLHRRLVDLSDAGMEGVVFVGVPRTMNDGEGSGVAPTDALSLYRQLVANRGVIVIPTRDGEQGRLNFKCKQGATYGMTQLLYSDAIVGFLREFAKTTEHRPEILLSFGFVPKVETRIGLINWLIQDPGNAAVADEQAFVKRLAGSEPAHKRRLMVDLYKRVLDGVADLGFPLSIHLEATYGVSGAAFETFAEMLAYWSPAEPARPN comes from the coding sequence GTGACCCTCAACACGATCGCGCTTGAGCTGGTGCCGCCGAACATCGACGGTGGCAAGGAGCGGGCAATTGAAGATGCGCGCAAAGTAGTGCAGTACTCGGCTGCCTCCGGGCTCGCCGGCCGGATCCGCCACGTGATGATGCCGGGGATGATCGCCGAGGATGAAGATCGGCCCATTCCGATGGAGCCGAAGCTGGATGTGCTCGACTTCTGGTCGATCATCAAACCCGAGTTGCCGGGGGTCGCCGGCCTGTGTACGCAGGTGACCGCGTTCATGGACGAGTTATCCCTGCACCGCCGGCTGGTCGATCTGTCCGATGCCGGCATGGAAGGCGTCGTTTTCGTCGGCGTACCGCGCACGATGAATGACGGCGAGGGCTCCGGGGTCGCGCCGACGGATGCCCTGTCGCTGTATCGCCAGCTGGTGGCTAACCGCGGCGTGATCGTGATCCCGACCCGAGACGGCGAGCAGGGCCGGCTCAATTTCAAGTGCAAGCAGGGCGCGACCTACGGCATGACGCAGCTGTTGTATTCCGACGCCATCGTGGGTTTCCTCCGCGAGTTCGCCAAGACCACCGAACACCGGCCCGAGATTCTGTTGTCGTTCGGATTTGTCCCGAAGGTCGAGACCCGCATCGGCCTGATCAACTGGCTGATCCAAGACCCGGGCAACGCTGCGGTGGCCGACGAGCAGGCGTTCGTGAAGAGGCTGGCCGGCAGCGAACCTGCACACAAGCGCCGGCTCATGGTCGACCTGTACAAGCGCGTGCTGGACGGCGTCGCCGATCTGGGCTTTCCGCTGAGCATCCATCTGGAGGCTACGTATGGCGTTTCGGGGGCGGCTTTCGAGACCTTCGCGGAAATGCTTGCCTACTGGTCGCCCGCCGAGCCGGCCAGGCCGAACTAG
- a CDS encoding alpha-(1->6)-mannopyranosyltransferase A produces the protein MSIPTHTPVPDSATAKGSVIQHLSRLWAFATAPQGGPARQGFVGAVLITAGGLGAGSVRQHDPLLESIHMSWLRFGHGLVLSSILLWAGVGVMLIAWLGLGRRVVAGEATEFTMRATTAIWLAPLLLSVPVFSRDTYSYLAQGALLRDGLDPYAVGPVGNPNALLDDVSPIWTITTAPYGPAFILVAKFVTIIVGNNVVAGTMVLRLCMLPGLALLVWATPRLAHHLRADGPTALWICVLNPLVLIHLMGGVHNEMLMVGLMTAGIALTFRGRNVAGIILITVAIAVKATAGISLPFLVWVWMRHLRERRGYRPAQAFLAATAISLLIFVAVFAVLSAVAGVGLGWLTALAGSVKIINWLTVPTGAANLMHALGSGFFTVDFYTLLRITRLIGIVIIVVSLPLLWWRFRRDDRAALTGIAWSMLVVVLFVPAALPWYYSWPLAIVAPLAQSRRAIAAIAGISTWVMVIFKPDGSHGMYSWLHFWIATACALTAWYALYRAPDQRAEKAATPAVSTP, from the coding sequence ATGAGCATTCCGACCCACACCCCAGTACCCGACTCGGCAACAGCGAAAGGTTCTGTTATCCAACATCTTTCGCGGCTTTGGGCCTTCGCTACCGCCCCGCAGGGCGGACCGGCGCGGCAGGGTTTCGTCGGCGCGGTGCTGATCACCGCCGGCGGGCTGGGAGCCGGCAGCGTCCGGCAGCATGACCCGCTACTGGAGTCGATTCACATGTCCTGGCTGCGCTTCGGCCACGGACTAGTGCTGTCGTCCATTCTGTTGTGGGCGGGCGTGGGTGTGATGTTGATTGCGTGGCTGGGGTTGGGCCGGCGTGTCGTCGCCGGCGAAGCCACAGAGTTCACCATGAGGGCGACCACCGCTATCTGGTTGGCGCCGCTACTGCTGTCGGTGCCCGTGTTTAGCCGGGACACCTATTCATATCTCGCCCAGGGTGCACTTCTGCGCGACGGTCTGGATCCTTACGCGGTAGGCCCGGTTGGCAATCCCAATGCGCTCCTGGACGACGTAAGTCCGATCTGGACGATCACCACCGCACCCTACGGTCCGGCGTTCATCCTGGTCGCGAAGTTCGTGACGATAATCGTCGGCAATAACGTCGTCGCCGGAACCATGGTGTTGCGCCTGTGCATGCTGCCCGGTCTGGCGCTGCTGGTATGGGCCACTCCCCGCCTGGCCCACCATCTCCGCGCTGACGGCCCGACCGCGCTGTGGATCTGCGTGCTCAACCCACTGGTCCTCATCCACCTGATGGGCGGGGTGCACAACGAGATGCTGATGGTGGGCCTGATGACCGCGGGTATCGCGCTGACCTTCCGGGGCCGCAATGTTGCGGGGATCATCCTGATCACGGTTGCGATCGCGGTGAAAGCCACCGCGGGAATCTCGTTGCCCTTCTTGGTCTGGGTTTGGATGCGCCATTTGCGGGAGCGCCGTGGGTACCGACCCGCCCAGGCGTTCCTCGCGGCCACCGCGATATCGCTGCTGATCTTCGTCGCGGTGTTCGCGGTGTTGTCTGCGGTGGCCGGCGTCGGCCTGGGCTGGCTGACCGCGCTGGCCGGTTCGGTGAAGATCATCAACTGGCTGACCGTGCCGACAGGGGCGGCCAACTTGATGCACGCACTGGGCAGCGGGTTCTTCACGGTCGACTTCTACACGCTGCTGAGGATCACCCGGCTCATCGGAATCGTGATCATCGTGGTGTCACTGCCGCTGTTGTGGTGGCGGTTCCGGCGCGACGACCGGGCGGCGCTGACCGGCATCGCTTGGTCGATGCTAGTCGTGGTGTTGTTCGTACCCGCAGCCCTCCCCTGGTACTACTCCTGGCCACTGGCGATCGTTGCCCCATTGGCCCAGTCACGACGAGCGATCGCGGCCATCGCCGGGATCTCGACCTGGGTGATGGTGATCTTCAAACCCGATGGATCCCATGGGATGTATTCGTGGCTGCACTTCTGGATCGCCACCGCCTGCGCACTGACGGCCTGGTATGCGCTGTACCGGGCTCCGGACCAGCGTGCTGAGAAAGCCGCAACACCCGCGGTCAGTACGCCATAG
- the idsA2 gene encoding bifunctional (2E,6E)-farnesyl/geranyl diphosphate synthase, whose translation MAGAITDQLRRYLQDRRSAAAHIGSDYDGLIADLEDFVLGGGKRLRPVFAYWGWQAVATREPDPDVLLLFSALELLHAWALVHDDLIDSSATRRGRPTAHMRYAALHRDRDWRGSADQFGISAAILLGDVAQAWADDIVSQGCQAALSPDAQRRVRRVWADIRTEVLGGQYLDIVAEASATESIESAMNVATLKTACYTVARPLQLGTAAAADRPDVATIFEQFGTDLGVAFQLRDDVLGVFGDPVVTGKPSGDDLKSGKRTVLVAEAVALADRSDPPAAKLLRTSIGTQLTDAQVTELRNTIEAVGALAAAESRIAALTQRALATLATAPINATAKARLSELARMATNRSA comes from the coding sequence GTGGCCGGCGCCATTACCGACCAACTGCGGCGGTATTTGCAGGACCGTCGCAGTGCGGCCGCCCATATCGGTAGCGACTACGACGGCCTGATCGCCGACCTCGAGGATTTTGTTCTCGGCGGCGGCAAGCGGCTGCGACCGGTATTCGCCTACTGGGGATGGCAGGCCGTGGCCACTCGGGAACCCGATCCTGATGTGCTGCTGCTGTTTTCCGCGCTGGAGCTGCTGCACGCCTGGGCGCTGGTGCACGACGACCTGATCGACTCTTCCGCCACCCGACGTGGCCGACCGACGGCCCACATGCGCTACGCCGCGCTGCACCGCGATCGGGATTGGCGGGGATCGGCGGACCAGTTCGGGATATCGGCGGCCATCCTGCTCGGCGACGTCGCGCAGGCCTGGGCCGACGACATAGTCTCCCAGGGCTGCCAGGCCGCCCTGTCACCCGACGCCCAGCGGCGGGTCCGCCGGGTGTGGGCCGATATCCGCACCGAGGTGCTGGGCGGGCAATACCTCGACATCGTCGCCGAAGCCAGTGCCACAGAGTCGATCGAGTCGGCGATGAACGTCGCGACCCTTAAGACCGCCTGCTATACGGTGGCGCGACCGCTTCAGCTCGGGACGGCCGCCGCCGCCGACAGACCCGACGTAGCGACCATCTTCGAGCAGTTCGGCACGGACCTCGGCGTGGCGTTCCAGCTGCGCGACGACGTGCTCGGCGTGTTTGGGGACCCGGTGGTGACGGGCAAACCGTCCGGGGACGACCTGAAGTCCGGCAAGCGCACCGTGCTGGTGGCCGAAGCAGTGGCATTAGCGGACAGGTCGGACCCCCCGGCGGCCAAACTACTACGGACCTCGATTGGCACCCAACTGACTGACGCCCAGGTAACCGAACTGCGTAACACCATCGAGGCGGTCGGTGCGCTGGCCGCCGCGGAAAGCCGCATCGCCGCGCTCACTCAACGGGCACTGGCCACGCTGGCGACCGCACCCATTAACGCAACAGCCAAGGCCAGGCTGTCCGAACTGGCCCGGATGGCCACCAACCGGTCCGCCTGA
- a CDS encoding DUF3040 domain-containing protein, translating into MPLSDHEQRMLDQIESALYAEDPKFASSVRGGGFRAPTARRRLQGAALFVIGLGMLVSGVAFKATMIGSFPILSVLGFVVMFGGVVYAITGPRLSGRVDRGGSAPGASRQRRTKGAGGSFTSRMEDRFRRRFDE; encoded by the coding sequence ATGCCACTCTCCGATCATGAGCAGCGGATGCTCGATCAGATCGAGAGCGCTCTCTACGCCGAGGACCCCAAGTTTGCGTCGAGCGTCCGTGGCGGAGGCTTCCGCGCGCCCACCGCTCGGCGGCGTCTGCAGGGCGCGGCGTTGTTCGTCATCGGTTTGGGGATGCTGGTTTCCGGCGTGGCATTCAAAGCGACGATGATCGGGAGCTTCCCGATACTCAGCGTTTTGGGCTTTGTGGTGATGTTCGGTGGTGTGGTGTACGCCATCACCGGTCCGCGATTGTCCGGCAGGGTAGATCGTGGCGGGTCGGCACCCGGAGCGTCGCGCCAGCGTCGTACCAAGGGAGCCGGGGGCTCATTCACTAGCCGCATGGAAGATCGGTTCCGGCGCCGCTTCGACGAGTAA
- a CDS encoding Rv2175c family DNA-binding protein, giving the protein MGSIPAGDDVLDPDEPIYDLSRVAELLGVPVSKVAQQLREGHLVAVRRAGGVVIPQVFFTTSGQVVKSLPGLLTILHDGGYRDTEIVRWLFTPDPSLTITRDGSRDAVSNARPVDALHAHQAREVVRRAQAMAY; this is encoded by the coding sequence GTGGGCAGCATTCCCGCCGGGGACGATGTTCTGGATCCCGACGAACCAATCTACGACCTGTCCCGGGTCGCCGAACTGCTCGGTGTTCCGGTCAGCAAGGTAGCTCAGCAGCTGCGGGAAGGCCATCTGGTCGCGGTGCGGCGCGCTGGTGGTGTGGTGATCCCTCAGGTCTTCTTCACCACCTCCGGTCAGGTGGTCAAAAGCCTGCCGGGACTGTTGACCATCCTGCACGACGGCGGCTATCGCGACACAGAGATCGTGCGTTGGCTGTTCACCCCCGACCCGTCGCTGACCATCACCCGCGACGGCTCGCGTGATGCCGTCAGCAACGCCCGCCCCGTCGACGCCTTGCATGCCCACCAGGCTCGCGAGGTGGTGCGCCGGGCGCAGGCTATGGCGTACTGA